GACCAGTTTTTTACCGGTTGCGGTTCGCGCCAGCGCAAGTTCCCCACGGGCGGGGCGGCAAAAGGTACTCCTTTAAAAGACCGGATGCCGGATTTTTCGGTTACGCCTTCCAGCTTGCCGTTGGCCGTGCTCACCTGGTTGTTGCCCGCTGTAGCTTTCGTGGTTTGGGCCTGCACCGTGGGCAGTACCAGCAGGGCTAGTAGTAAAAAGGTAAAAACTGTTTTCATATCAAGTATAAAATAAAGATTAGGGATAAGCTGGTTTTGCCTATTGCTGATAAAGCTGATAGTAATTTTTATTATTGTTGCAACAGAAAACAATAATAAAAATTAGTTTTGATAAAGTCAAGATAAATATTGTTGCGCTACGCAACATTGTTTACTTTAGGGCTTTCATGGGTTTGTACTGATTAGATAAACTTTACCTTGCATGAGTAAGAAAACCATCGAGCACCAAATGGATGGGGCCAGATACCTGCCTAATCTGGCAATTGATATGGTCATATTTGGCTTTCATGATAATCAATTAAAAATATTGCTGCTGGAGTACGAAAACACCAACTTGTTTGCTTTACCCGCCGGCTTTATTAAAAAAGAAGAAGATGTAAACAAGGCGGCCCGGCGTTCTTTAGAACAAAGAACCGGGTTAAAAAATATTTACCTGGAGCAGTTTTACGTTTTCGGCGATTACCAGCGGTATAATCCCGCCCCGTTAAAGGCTATTTTGAAAGGCCGCAATTTAAAATTTAAAAAAGATCACTGGCTTCTGGACCGCTTTGTTTCTATTGGGTATTATGCTTTGGTGGATTTTACCCAAGCCGTACCCAAACCCGATCCTTTGTCGGACCGCTGCGACTGGTATGATTTAAATAATCTGCCCCCGCTTATGCTGGACCACCAGGAAATGGTACAAAAAGCTTTGGAAACGCTCCAACTAAACCTGGACCGGAAACTAATCGGCTTTAATCTCTTGCCCGAAACATTCACCATCGGAGATCTGCAAATACTCTACGAAACCATTCTGGGTGAAAGGCAAAACCGGTCCAGCTTTCAGCGCCGGATTTTAGGCCTGGATATTCTGGAACGCATCGAAAAGAAATACACCGGCGGCGCCCACAAAGCACCGTACCTCTACCGGTTTAAACAGAATCAATAATTAGGCTAGTCAAGCTTTGCCTATGCCAACTAAAT
The sequence above is a segment of the Adhaeribacter swui genome. Coding sequences within it:
- a CDS encoding NUDIX hydrolase — encoded protein: MSKKTIEHQMDGARYLPNLAIDMVIFGFHDNQLKILLLEYENTNLFALPAGFIKKEEDVNKAARRSLEQRTGLKNIYLEQFYVFGDYQRYNPAPLKAILKGRNLKFKKDHWLLDRFVSIGYYALVDFTQAVPKPDPLSDRCDWYDLNNLPPLMLDHQEMVQKALETLQLNLDRKLIGFNLLPETFTIGDLQILYETILGERQNRSSFQRRILGLDILERIEKKYTGGAHKAPYLYRFKQNQ